From the Gossypium hirsutum isolate 1008001.06 chromosome A02, Gossypium_hirsutum_v2.1, whole genome shotgun sequence genome, the window GTAACAAAATCATTGTTTAGGTAAAATTTATAAGTTAATAGGGCAGTTTTTTATTGAACCCGTTCTGGAACctttaaagataataaaaaataaaataaagaagctTATTTGTTTTTGATTTCTCAAATTATTCACTGGACGGGTCCTGTAAAGTGAGTGAGATGAGATtctatcaaaaacataaaagtttgAGAGGAGACAAGGACAATATCGTTGGACAAAGTGCCAGCCTAATATTGCGAATTTCTAAGATATGACTCACTCCTCCAATTGTGGAAAAGCAAGAGAGAGAACTTAAGAAGCCCTCGGGAAAAGCCTAAATTTCTTCCATTTTTGTTGGTTTCTAGCCtggaaaagaaaagagtgaaatttgatccaattcttttTCTTCTGGTCTTAAAAGATAAAGAACCAGTTACTCATTGATAAAATCCCAAACCTCAGATTCTTTTCTTTGATGGTTTTCTGGTTTTCCTGAGACAGAAAAGAGAGGAAACAAACATGTTCGAAGGGAAAGCTTTGGTGGATGACTCAGATATGCCATTGAAGATGCAGATTGAAGCAATGTCTTTTGCTTCTCAAGCTCTTGACCTTTATGATGTCTTTGACTGCATTTCCATTGCTGGTTatataaaaaaggttaaattttggGGAATGGTTTCCCTCTGGTTTAAATCCATTATATGCTAAGCTTCTGTTCTTATGATGGTAAATTTTGTGCCTTTTTGTTGGCAGGAGTTTGATAGCAAGTATGGGAATGGATGGCAATGTGTGGTGGGTTCAAATTTTGGGTGTTTTTTCACTCATTCTAAAGGGACTTTCATTTACTTTACATTAGAGAGACTCAAGTTCCTTATCTTCAAAGGGGCTTCATCTTCAACCTCTCCTTAAAACCCAACGCCATGGTTTCAACTTCATGGTTTTGTTGCAGTCTTGTAAAGGCAACAGTTGAAGAATGAAGGCTTAAAAATTGCTCTCATGttccttttcttttaacttttttcctTCTGTATATAAaactatatgtatataatatgagcTCTGGAAGAAGAGGAAAACATCACAAGAGGCTCACAAGTATAATTGATGTCATGTTTATAATAAGAATCTGGATTATCCAAATCTGCAAGGTTCTTCTTTACTATTCGACCTGAGATTAGTAGATAAACTGACTCTAGTAGGCTTTTGCTTTATTTGATTAATCAATTTAACTTCATTGACTCGATTGATTATCTCAAATAAAGTCGATTAATTCGGTCGTGTTCAAGCAATTCATAAAATTCCAAGacttgagctttcggttgtgttCAGGCATCATACATTACAGACAAAAGAACTGCATTAGAAAGGAAATCTTAACATCCCTCCAGATGCAGCCAGCCTAACCGACCAATTCATCTCCAGAAGCTGGAAAAGACAGTCTGAAGATTATTAGAgcaaatataaatatcaaatatctGTCTCGGACATAAACAATATCACATTAGCACTTCAATTACAAAGTAAAATGCCCACCTATTTTACATCAATTTCCTCAAATATCCCACATATcttattccataatttttgcaaaCTACGATATTTCGGTAAATGCCTCACATGCTCCAGATTCACCACAAATTTACAGAAGGTTCAATCAAGGTGACTTTTCCAAGAtggaataattttatttaaatagtgatttttttttttttggtggggAACTACCTCGAGGTCCGtagacttttaatttttatagattttgtgcTCTCTCGATGTACGAAATGCGCTTAAAAGAACTCCTATCATTCCAGGCTAAACATATTTATTCGGTGATTTATCCCAAACTATAAAACTTGAACTTTTATCCATagtaaaatgattttatttagaCAACAAGATCACATAATGGTGCTTTATCCtactattaaattttattattactaaattATGTTTAGATTatagtaaagtaaatgttaattttttaaaattattaacaaCTTGATCACCGCATTATTGTAGCTCACCATAATCTAATTTTAATGCCTTTAAGATCAAATCAAAGATCATTTTAAGAAATGGAGCTTTTGTGTACAATATCTCAAATGAATCATTTTAAAATCATGACGAAGTTGTTTGCCGTA encodes:
- the LOC107952143 gene encoding dynein light chain LC6, flagellar outer arm gives rise to the protein MFEGKALVDDSDMPLKMQIEAMSFASQALDLYDVFDCISIAGYIKKEFDSKYGNGWQCVVGSNFGCFFTHSKGTFIYFTLERLKFLIFKGASSSTSP